Part of the Legionella cardiaca genome, CTAACTCCCAAAAATTCATCATTTCTAGTCTTAACTATCGAATTAAACAGGGAGAAATGGTAGCTCTTATTGGTGCCTCTGCTGCGGGAAAATCGACCTTAGCACGCCTAATTGTTGGAATTTTAAAGCCTAATTCAGGAGCAGTCAGACTAGACAGCGCCGATGTTTATCAATGGGAGCGTGATGACTTTGGCAGGCATGTTGGGTATTTGCCCCAAGACATCGAGTTATTCGCCGGGACAGTAAAAGATAACATTGCTCGCCTGGGTGAAGCAGATGATGCCGCCGTTATTAAAGCAGCCCAGCTTGCCGGATGTCATGACATGATTCTTCGTCTTCCGCATGGCTATAATACAATGGTCTTACGCGAAAGCTTTAATTTATCTGGCGGACAACGCCAACGTATTGCTTTAGCCAGAGCACTCTATAATGATCCTCAATTAATAGTACTTGACGAACCTAACTCTAATCTTGATAGCGAAGGTGAAGTTGCACTGAGTAAAGCACTCGAAAATTTGAAAGCGAAAGGAATTACTACTCTTATTATTGCCCATCGTCCCAGCATCATTCACTTTGTCGATACCATTATTGTTCTTAACGAAGGAAAAATTCAATTTGCAGGTCCAAGAGATAAAATTTTAAGCAAATTAAGAGAGCTTAATGTGATTACTAATCCCAAAAAGCAAGAAGGGATAGGCAATGGATAAGTCTGTCAATCAATTACCAGGCACGTCAGAAAAACCGATAATAAGAACGCCTGTTCTAATCGGCTTTGGAATTTTATTTCTTTTTATAGGCGGATTTTTTCTCTGGTCCATACTATTTCCCTTAGACTCTGCAGCCGTCGCGGAAGGAAAATTTATCGTTGAGTATGAACACAAGACTATTCAACACATGGAAGGGGGAATTATCGATAAAATATATATTTCTGAAGGTTCTGTGGTTCAAAAAAATACTCCTCTTATAAAGCTGGATGACACACAAGCCAAAGCTTCCTTGCAATTACTCCAAGGTCAGGTTTGGGAAAGTTTGGCAGCAGAAGCACGTATTTTTGCAGAATTAAACAATAAATCTGAAGTAGTTTTCCCAAATGAATTACTTAAAATGGCCAACGATCCCAAAGCAAAAAAGATCATTACAGGTCAAGAGAATTTGTTTATAGCCAATGTTAATAGCTACGAAGGTCAAAATCAGGTATTACAACAACGTATTGACGAGCTCAATCAGGAAATAACCAGTATTAAAGCGCAAGTAGATTCTGAAACTGAACAGCTAAAATTAATCAATGAGGAGATTACTGCCGTGGCTTATCTAGAGGCACGTAAATTGGTTGATCGCCCACGCTTATTAGCTTTAAAACGAGAAGCCGCAAGGCTTAATGGTAATCGTGGTGAACACCTTGGACAAATTGCCAAAGCACATCAATCCATTGGAGAAACTAAATCACAAATCTATACTCTCACAGAAACTCGACGCAAAGAATTATTACAAGAGTTACGAGAAACGCAACAGAAATTAGCCGATTTACTCGAAAAGTTAAAATCTGCTGAAGACATTTTAAAAAGAACCCTCATTCTTGCCCCGCAAGCCGGTACTGTCATTGGCTTAAAAAAACATACCATTGGCGGCGTAATAACTCCAGGTCAGGATATTCTCGATATCATTCCTTCTGGCGATAAATTAATCATAGAAGCTGAAATTAACCCGATAGATATCAATATCGTTAAACCAGGATTAATAGCCAAAATTCATTTAACCGCATATAAACAAAGAAATACACCAACTCTTGAGGGTACAGTTACCAATATTTCTGCTGATATTTTTGAAGATCAGGTCACAAAGAAAGAGTTTTATAAAGCTCGTATTTCTTTAAATAGCCAGGAATTAGCCAACTACCCTCATATTCATCTCTATCCTGGAATGCCAGTGCAAGTCATGATCATTACTGAAAAAAGAACCGCGTTTGATTACTTAATAACCCCTCTCACAGAGAGTTTCCGCAATGCCTTTCATGAAGAATAATATCGTTGCATTGATATTTCAGCTTTTAAAATATTAATTTCTCTTCTGTGTAATTTGTATTAGACAAGTATGGTCTCTCCACGAAAATGTATCAAACTAGCTCGCTTACCGGATTACTGTTTCAAGAGCCATTTTTAATCTATCAGTGTCATGACAATATCAACTGATCAAACATTGACCTAATATACAATGTTTGTTAGGCTACTACTTTTTTAGACAATAATGAGCATTAGAGATGAACAACGCTTCAAAAGTTTTATTGATGTGTGAGGAACTTCAAGATATTAAGGAAAAAATTAAGTGCATTCTTAGGAAATTAGAACAAAAGGAAATTGAAAGCTCTGAAATTTTAGAAGAATACGATAAAAATCTTCTTGCTTATAAACAAATTGTTAATGAATTAGCTAAAGAGCCATTTAATATCAAAGAGATACCCCCTATCGAAATCATTTTAGAGGATGCACATAGGGTATTTAATACTTCTGATAATGCATCTGCTCTGGCTGTTCGACGCTTATTTAGGCAGAACACCCAAAAATTAACGCAAATTAAGCGTGGTTATGGTCATTTTGGAAATTTTGGTGACGGTAGAGCGTCTTCTTATAGAAGATTATATGAAATATCAATAGAAGGTCTAATTCCGCCTTACACACCTCTTGGATTATTACTAGTAATGGGAACGGCGATTGTACATGCAATTGATGCATTTATTACACATGTTAGGATTAAATATTATCAAAGACAAGCATTACCACTCATTGATCAACCTCAGACGGAACAAAATTTACTGCTAGGATTCGCATTAAGTACAGGGAAAGCTTTTCATAATTTAAGTTTATTTAGCCAACCTAAAAATTTGCCAGAGCAAATTAAGGAAGAGGATCTAAAAATTATGAATTTTATATAAGCAAAATAACCAAAAGCGTAATTACTCTGGATAGACAAGTTAGGTAAGCCTATAAGTCTAATACAATACTTATTGTACCTTCTGTGTCAATTTTGATTTGGAGTACCATATAGTTACTTATCATGATAAAAGTTTTTGTGCTCGCCAAGTGTTCACAAAAGGCGTTGCAATGACTCCTACTCATTAGCTAGAAAAAAAACTCATAAACTATAATTAACAAAGTAACTCTTTTATCTTCTAGCCTGTCTAATTACTTAAACCAATTCCAACTTTCAGCCTTACCCTATTTCCCTACTCCATCACAATTTTTTGGACTACCCAACCTTACTAGTATTGGATTCTCCCCATATAAAAATATTCTCTCACTCATTCCTCAGCATCTCTACAATAATTTGGTATTGATCCCCGTCCTGATACGGTTGGAATTACTGGCAATCGCATACAAAATCAAGTTTTATCCGCAATCTATCGAATATTGATTTTGACATTGGAGAAGGCTTTATTTTTCAATGGCAATCAAAGGAGCTGTCCAATCATTAGTAACTTAATGCGACTTTATCCTCACCGAGAAGGTCACTAAGAACCATCAGTAAATTATCGCTAGGGGTTACTCGCCATTGCGTTCCTAAATTCAGATTCGCCGTTGCCGTTGGACTTATGTAGCGAATTTGAACAACACATTCTCCTTGATGAGCTTTTAATATCGATTGCAAGGAAGTAATTCTTGCATTATCTGCAGACGTTAAATTGAGAGCGATACATTTGGCAAACCGCGTTCGAGCTTCATCAATGCTATAAAGCTGGCTCGCTGTCATTTTAATCCCGCCACTATATTCATCAGGTGCAATCTCGCCTTCAACAACAAGCATTTGCCCCACTTGAACATCAGCCTGCTGTGCTTCATAAACCTCTGAGAAAACGACGATATCTAATTTACTAGAAGAATCTTCAACACCAATAATTGTTAATTTTTTACCACGCTTGGTCATAACACGTCGTAAAGAAGTCACCAGGCCACAAACACAAGCCTTTTTGGCCATGCCTGGATTAAGTCTGGCAATTAAGGTAACAAAAGCCTTAAATTCCTGAGAATATTGACTGGCAGGATGTCCGGTAAGATAAAGACCTAAGGTTTCTTTTTCACTATTCAGGCGAATCATATCTGGCCAAGGTCTGCACTCTACATAGTCCTCTTCATTAGAAGAGTCATCCAATATAGAAAACAAATCGGTCTGCCCACTTGTCTGATTTTGATGTACCTTGTCAGCAACCTTTAGTGCTTTATCGAGCGAAGCAAAAAGTACAGAACGCTCCTCTCCCCAACAATCCATCGCCCCACTTTTAATTAGAGCCTCTAAAACGCGCCGGTTAACCTTACGCAAATCCATTCTTTGACAAAAACTAAATAAGCCAGAATAAGGGCCGCCACTTGTGCGTTCATCAACGATGCAATTGATTGCCGACTCCCCTACTCCTTTGATAGCTCCTAACCCATAAAGAATTGTTTTATCATCAGCTACTGTAAATTGGTAATGAGAATGATTGATTGTTGGAGGCAAAACCTTTATCTGCATTTGCATACACTCATCAATAAAGGTGACCACTTTCTCTGTATTATCCATATCAGAAGACATTACAGCAGCCATAAAAGCAGCTGGGTAATGTGCTTTCAACCAGGCGGTTTGATAGGCTACCAAAGCATAAGCTGCAGAATGTGATTTATTAAAGCCATAACCAGCAAACTTTTCCATTAAGTCAAAAATATGAGTGGCAACGTGCTCATCAACGCCACGCGCTGTAGCGCCTTCAGTAAAAATAGCTCGTTGCTTTGCCATTTCCTCCGGTTTTTTCTTACCCATTGCGCGGCGTAATAAATCTGCGCCTCCTAAGGTATAATTCGCAAGGACCTGAGCAATTTGCATAACTTGCTCTTGATAAAGAATAACGCCATAAGTGGGTTTTAGAATGGGCTCCAAATCTGGATGAGGATATTCAACTTTGGCACGTCCATGTTTTCGATCGATAAAATCATCAACCATCCCCGACTGTAATGGACCAGGCCTAAAAAGAGCAACCAATGCAATGATGTCTTCAAAGCAATCTGGTTGTAATCGATGAATCAGCTCCTTCATACCACGAGATTCCAATTGGAAAACGGCGGTGGTTTGACAGGCCATTAACAACTCAAAACTTTTTTTATCATCTGTCGGTATAAGGGAAATATCGAC contains:
- a CDS encoding HlyD family type I secretion periplasmic adaptor subunit produces the protein MDKSVNQLPGTSEKPIIRTPVLIGFGILFLFIGGFFLWSILFPLDSAAVAEGKFIVEYEHKTIQHMEGGIIDKIYISEGSVVQKNTPLIKLDDTQAKASLQLLQGQVWESLAAEARIFAELNNKSEVVFPNELLKMANDPKAKKIITGQENLFIANVNSYEGQNQVLQQRIDELNQEITSIKAQVDSETEQLKLINEEITAVAYLEARKLVDRPRLLALKREAARLNGNRGEHLGQIAKAHQSIGETKSQIYTLTETRRKELLQELRETQQKLADLLEKLKSAEDILKRTLILAPQAGTVIGLKKHTIGGVITPGQDILDIIPSGDKLIIEAEINPIDINIVKPGLIAKIHLTAYKQRNTPTLEGTVTNISADIFEDQVTKKEFYKARISLNSQELANYPHIHLYPGMPVQVMIITEKRTAFDYLITPLTESFRNAFHEE